A genomic segment from Polyangium mundeleinium encodes:
- a CDS encoding vitamin B12-dependent ribonucleotide reductase, whose protein sequence is MAQPTIGEEGGKVAKTSGEGTKRAARVSDKPGKTAAATAAGAAVSAKEAKKAARARGLAFDRVFTHRGANPLDEVTWERRSSVINNPDGSVVFKMEGAEVPAGWSQLATDIVVSKYFRKAGLHGKKDIGETSVRQVVERLAKTIREAGETFGGYFASTKEAETFEAELTFLLVNQYGAFNSPVWFNCGLWHRYGIVGAGGNYAWTETKQPFDREEGDGSICEVSNAYEKPQCSACFIQSINDDLMSIYDLVKSEARLFKYGSGTGTNFSTIRGKQEKLSGGGTSSGLMSFLEVFDRAAGATKSGGTTRRAAKMVCLDMDHPEIVDFIQWKVREERKAQMLIGAGMSSDFNGEAYHTVSGQNSNNSVRVTDEFMRAVSTGGAWETRARTTNDVVETHNAKDLWRLVADAAWACADPGVQYDSTINRWHTCPNSGRINASNPCSEYMFLDDTACNLASLNLTKFLRADGSFDIEGFRHATRVFFVAQEILVDFSSYPTKPIARNSHDYRPLGLGYANLGTLLMLLGIPYDSDQGRAVAGAITAIMCGHAYKVSAEMAGSRGPFPGYAKNREPMLRVMGLHRDAAYAIDREKCPEPLWRAACADWDEAVRIGHQNGFRNAQATVLAPTGTIGLLMDCDTTGIEPDFALVKFKKLAGGGYFKIVNQSVPEALRRLGYSEHEVQEIVAYVSGTNTLLAAPNVNRASLKQRGFTHDDLAKVEAAIPGVFDLGLAFSPWVLGEEAYVRLGITPEQRQTPGFSLLRALGFSSSEIAEANEVIVGRMTVEGAPHLREEHYAVFDCANRCGKIGKRFLAPMSHVRMMAAAQPFLSGAISKTVNLPNEATVEEVQKIYEEGWRLGLKAVALYRDGCKASQPLSASGDSKEEKAEKAEAKAEVVMATQAPAGLAVRPTGARVRLPKKRTGFTQEAIVGGHKIFLRTGEYVDGTLGEIFIDMHKEGAAFRSLMNCFAMSVSVGLQYGVPLETFVDQFTFTRFEPQGMVEGHDYVRLSTSIVDYIFRVLGIEYLHRYDLAHVQPQPTATIQDPTETRAQESSSAAPVLPVAPARVETQERVTSALDAQLEDMMGDAPVCDGCGHITVRNGACYKCLNCGNSMGCS, encoded by the coding sequence ATGGCGCAGCCGACGATCGGTGAGGAAGGCGGGAAGGTGGCGAAGACGTCCGGGGAGGGCACGAAGCGCGCAGCCCGGGTCTCGGACAAGCCCGGCAAGACCGCGGCGGCCACGGCGGCCGGGGCGGCGGTCTCCGCGAAAGAGGCGAAGAAGGCAGCGCGTGCGCGTGGCCTCGCCTTCGACCGGGTCTTCACGCACCGAGGGGCGAACCCGCTTGACGAGGTCACCTGGGAGCGTCGGTCGAGCGTCATCAACAACCCCGACGGCTCCGTGGTCTTCAAGATGGAGGGGGCCGAGGTGCCGGCGGGCTGGTCGCAGCTCGCGACGGACATCGTCGTCTCCAAGTACTTCCGCAAGGCCGGCCTTCACGGGAAGAAGGACATCGGCGAGACCAGCGTGCGTCAGGTGGTCGAGCGCCTGGCCAAGACGATCCGCGAGGCGGGCGAGACCTTCGGCGGCTACTTCGCCAGCACCAAGGAAGCCGAGACCTTCGAGGCGGAGCTCACCTTCCTCCTCGTGAACCAGTACGGCGCCTTCAACTCGCCCGTCTGGTTCAACTGCGGCCTCTGGCACCGCTACGGCATCGTCGGCGCGGGCGGCAACTACGCCTGGACCGAGACCAAGCAGCCCTTTGATCGCGAAGAAGGCGACGGCTCCATCTGCGAGGTCTCGAACGCGTACGAAAAGCCGCAGTGCTCGGCGTGCTTCATCCAGTCGATCAACGACGACCTGATGAGCATCTACGACCTCGTGAAGAGCGAGGCGCGGCTCTTCAAGTACGGGTCGGGCACGGGCACGAACTTCAGCACCATCCGGGGCAAGCAGGAGAAGCTCTCGGGCGGCGGTACGAGCTCGGGGCTCATGAGCTTCCTCGAGGTGTTCGACCGAGCGGCCGGGGCGACGAAGAGCGGCGGTACGACGCGGCGCGCCGCGAAGATGGTCTGCCTCGACATGGACCACCCCGAGATCGTCGACTTCATCCAGTGGAAGGTCCGTGAGGAGCGCAAGGCGCAGATGCTCATCGGCGCCGGCATGTCCTCCGACTTCAACGGCGAGGCCTACCACACGGTCAGCGGCCAGAACTCGAACAACTCCGTCCGCGTCACCGACGAATTCATGCGCGCGGTTTCCACCGGAGGGGCTTGGGAGACGCGGGCGCGCACCACAAACGACGTCGTCGAGACGCACAACGCGAAGGATCTCTGGCGTTTGGTCGCCGACGCGGCGTGGGCCTGCGCCGACCCCGGCGTGCAGTACGACTCGACCATCAACCGCTGGCACACCTGCCCGAACTCGGGGCGCATCAACGCCTCGAACCCGTGCTCCGAGTACATGTTCCTCGACGACACGGCCTGTAACCTCGCGAGCCTGAACCTCACGAAGTTCCTCCGCGCCGACGGCTCCTTCGACATCGAGGGCTTCCGCCACGCGACGCGCGTCTTCTTCGTGGCGCAGGAGATCCTCGTGGACTTCTCGTCCTACCCGACGAAGCCCATCGCGCGGAACTCGCACGACTACAGGCCGCTCGGGCTCGGGTACGCGAACCTCGGCACGTTGCTCATGCTCCTCGGCATCCCGTACGACTCGGACCAGGGGCGCGCGGTGGCCGGCGCCATCACGGCGATCATGTGCGGCCATGCGTACAAGGTCTCGGCCGAGATGGCCGGTTCACGCGGGCCGTTCCCGGGCTACGCGAAGAACCGCGAGCCGATGCTCCGGGTGATGGGCCTGCACCGCGACGCGGCGTACGCCATCGATCGGGAGAAGTGCCCCGAGCCGCTCTGGCGCGCGGCGTGCGCGGACTGGGACGAGGCGGTGCGCATCGGCCACCAGAACGGCTTCCGCAACGCGCAGGCGACGGTGCTCGCGCCGACCGGGACGATCGGCCTCCTCATGGACTGCGACACGACGGGCATCGAGCCCGACTTCGCGCTCGTGAAGTTCAAGAAGCTCGCGGGCGGCGGCTACTTCAAGATCGTGAACCAGTCCGTGCCGGAGGCGTTGCGCCGGCTCGGCTACAGCGAGCACGAGGTGCAGGAAATCGTCGCCTACGTGTCGGGCACGAACACCCTGCTCGCCGCGCCGAACGTGAACCGCGCGTCGCTCAAGCAGCGTGGCTTCACGCATGACGACCTCGCGAAGGTCGAGGCGGCCATCCCGGGTGTCTTCGACCTCGGGCTCGCGTTCAGCCCGTGGGTGCTCGGCGAAGAGGCGTACGTGCGGCTCGGCATCACGCCCGAGCAGCGCCAGACGCCGGGCTTCTCGCTCCTCCGCGCGCTTGGCTTCTCGTCGTCGGAGATTGCCGAGGCGAACGAGGTCATCGTCGGTCGTATGACCGTCGAGGGCGCGCCGCACCTGCGCGAAGAGCACTACGCGGTGTTCGATTGCGCGAACCGTTGCGGCAAGATTGGCAAGCGGTTCCTCGCGCCGATGTCGCACGTGCGCATGATGGCGGCGGCCCAGCCGTTCCTCTCGGGTGCCATCTCGAAGACGGTGAACTTGCCGAACGAGGCGACCGTCGAGGAGGTGCAGAAGATCTACGAGGAGGGCTGGCGCCTCGGCTTGAAGGCGGTCGCGCTCTACCGCGACGGCTGCAAGGCGTCGCAGCCGCTCTCCGCGTCGGGTGATTCGAAGGAGGAGAAGGCGGAGAAGGCCGAGGCGAAGGCCGAGGTCGTGATGGCCACGCAGGCGCCTGCGGGGCTTGCGGTCCGCCCGACGGGTGCGCGGGTGCGTTTGCCGAAGAAGCGCACGGGCTTCACGCAGGAGGCGATCGTCGGCGGGCACAAGATCTTCCTCCGCACCGGCGAGTACGTCGATGGCACGCTCGGCGAGATCTTCATCGACATGCACAAGGAGGGCGCGGCCTTCCGTTCGCTCATGAACTGCTTTGCCATGAGCGTCTCGGTGGGCTTGCAGTACGGCGTGCCGCTCGAGACCTTCGTCGATCAGTTCACGTTCACGCGCTTCGAGCCGCAGGGCATGGTCGAGGGGCATGACTACGTGAGGCTGTCGACGTCGATCGTCGATTACATCTTCCGTGTACTCGGCATCGAGTACCTGCACCGCTACGACCTCGCGCACGTGCAGCCGCAGCCGACGGCGACGATCCAGGATCCGACGGAGACGCGGGCGCAGGAGAGCTCGTCGGCCGCGCCGGTGCTGCCGGTTGCGCCGGCCCGCGTCGAGACGCAGGAGCGCGTCACGAGCGCCCTCGATGCGCAGCTCGAGGACATGATGGGCGACGCCCCCGTGTGCGACGGTTGTGGCCACATCACGGTCCGCAACGGCGCTTGCTACAAGTGCCTCAACTGCGGCAACAGCATGGGTTGCAGCTAA
- a CDS encoding ribonuclease J codes for MSPPPPRGPSNGRSSLRVVPLGGLGEIGMNCMALEQGDDVVLVDCGVTFPTTDLGIDTYHPRFDYVIGHKDRVRAVVLTHGHEDHIGGLPYLLAHLDEDVPVYGPAHALELVKHRLAEHGYGDDEVELIPVAPRKTYEAGSFSFEPIRVTHSIVDAVALAFRTSAGIVVHTGDFKLDPTPPDGELTDEARLAELGDEGVSLLLSDSTNVDSPGRSTSELSVGQALEEIVTRAKTRVIIGMFASNVQRLAMLAKVAVATRRRLCLLGRSVQTHVRAAEIVGRLRFPSDLLVPPEHLGSMPRDRVLIIASGTQAERMSALVRLAAGTHPLLRLDPGDVVVLSSRIIPGNDRPVFDMMGDFLRMGIDLKTGLTDRGVHASGHAHREEQTRMIELCRPRSFVPVHGTLHHLVRHAALAREVGVSDVLVAENGEVVELGARAALAKAARVTVGKVATYAGDELPDEVIRERAQIGRSGVAMVSLVLDRRGSVAAPPRVVQRGVVDQEEGASEVMRAAALAVSRAISEADGRTRSSDEGVTEVVRLAARRVIEAKTGRRPIVVVALSRV; via the coding sequence ATGTCCCCCCCTCCCCCGCGCGGGCCTTCGAATGGCCGCTCCTCGCTGCGGGTCGTCCCCCTCGGCGGGCTCGGCGAGATCGGGATGAACTGCATGGCGCTCGAGCAAGGCGACGACGTCGTGCTCGTCGACTGCGGCGTCACGTTCCCGACGACCGACCTCGGCATCGACACGTATCACCCGCGCTTCGACTACGTGATCGGGCACAAGGACCGCGTGCGCGCCGTCGTGCTGACCCACGGACACGAGGACCACATCGGGGGGCTGCCTTATCTGCTCGCGCACCTCGACGAGGACGTCCCGGTCTACGGGCCGGCCCACGCGCTGGAGCTCGTCAAGCACAGGCTCGCGGAGCACGGCTACGGCGACGACGAGGTCGAGCTCATCCCCGTCGCGCCGCGCAAGACGTACGAGGCCGGCTCGTTCTCGTTCGAGCCCATCCGCGTCACGCACTCGATCGTCGACGCGGTCGCCCTCGCGTTCCGGACGTCCGCGGGCATCGTGGTGCACACGGGCGACTTCAAGCTCGACCCCACGCCGCCCGACGGCGAGCTGACCGACGAAGCGCGCCTCGCCGAGCTCGGCGACGAGGGGGTCTCGCTCCTGCTCTCCGACAGCACGAACGTGGACTCGCCCGGCCGGTCGACGAGCGAGCTCTCCGTCGGCCAGGCGCTGGAGGAGATCGTCACGCGCGCCAAGACCCGCGTGATCATCGGCATGTTCGCCTCGAACGTGCAGCGCCTCGCCATGCTGGCGAAGGTCGCCGTGGCCACGCGGCGGCGGCTCTGCTTGCTCGGCCGCAGCGTGCAGACCCACGTCCGCGCCGCCGAGATCGTCGGCCGGCTCCGGTTCCCGAGTGATCTGCTCGTGCCGCCCGAGCACCTCGGCTCGATGCCGCGCGACCGCGTCCTCATCATCGCGAGCGGCACGCAGGCCGAGCGCATGAGCGCGCTCGTGCGCCTCGCGGCCGGCACGCACCCCTTGCTCCGCCTCGACCCGGGCGACGTCGTCGTCCTGTCGAGCCGCATCATCCCGGGCAACGACCGGCCGGTCTTCGACATGATGGGCGATTTCCTGCGCATGGGCATCGACCTCAAGACGGGGCTCACGGACCGGGGCGTCCACGCGAGCGGGCACGCGCACCGCGAGGAGCAGACGCGCATGATCGAGCTCTGCCGGCCTCGCTCCTTCGTGCCCGTACACGGGACCTTGCACCACCTCGTGCGGCACGCCGCGCTCGCCCGCGAGGTCGGCGTCTCCGACGTCCTCGTCGCCGAGAACGGCGAGGTGGTCGAGCTCGGCGCGCGTGCGGCCCTCGCCAAGGCCGCGCGCGTGACCGTGGGCAAGGTCGCGACCTACGCCGGCGACGAGCTGCCCGACGAGGTGATCCGCGAGCGCGCGCAGATCGGACGGTCGGGCGTGGCGATGGTGTCGCTCGTGCTCGACCGGCGCGGCAGCGTCGCCGCCCCGCCGCGCGTCGTGCAGCGTGGCGTCGTTGATCAAGAGGAAGGCGCCTCCGAGGTGATGCGCGCGGCGGCCCTCGCGGTCTCGCGCGCGATCTCGGAAGCGGACGGGCGGACGCGGTCGAGCGACGAGGGCGTGACCGAGGTGGTGCGCCTCGCCGCGCGCCGCGTCATCGAGGCAAAGACGGGGCGCAGGCCGATCGTCGTCGTGGCGCTTTCCCGGGTATGA
- the sppA gene encoding signal peptide peptidase SppA, with amino-acid sequence MLRSVLTNLFLLLVMPLRWLRRAFAIPKGGYVLLDLDGPVVDTVPTRPRGLARILRRVRPPLSVARVRELCELIAGDDRAAGLFVRLDGLAAGPSVLASLRKVFATLRDAGKEVVFYLPMGADNDTMFLASAGRRVVVGPETLVAPIGYAATGRYLRRALAEIGVEPEVFARGTYKAAAEPLVRDAMSEAQREQLGEVLGARHDALVRALAERCGGDMTVASRWVDEAPYRASRAEELGLVDAVAYEDEVTRLLGKEPAPTARWMPAGRYIAARRASGFRPLLPRPVVGLVEVHGPIVSRSRFSLGKLAVEDRVVRALRAARSNRRIAAVVLHIDSPGGSAVASDRIHHEVELLAKEKPVIAYLSNVAASGGYYVAAAARVIVAEPQVITGSIGVVSAHFVLRGLLEKVGVSTDVVKRGARADLFSPVRPLDASERAVLESEVDAFYRTFVGVVARGRGRAFEDIDKLAQGRIYSGTEARARGLVDELGGLSDAVARASDFAGLGPLELRLVPPPRGEGLPPSAARVARAALSALGALGLSPVAERALLGLNLAASERVLVYEPWGSDGRTWQDLT; translated from the coding sequence TTGCTCCGCTCTGTCCTCACGAACCTCTTCCTCCTCCTCGTCATGCCCCTCCGATGGCTGCGCCGCGCGTTCGCCATCCCGAAGGGCGGCTACGTCCTGCTCGACCTCGACGGGCCGGTCGTCGACACCGTGCCGACGCGGCCGCGCGGCCTCGCGCGGATCCTCCGGCGCGTTCGCCCGCCGCTCTCGGTGGCGCGGGTGCGGGAGCTCTGCGAGCTCATCGCCGGGGACGACCGGGCCGCAGGGCTCTTCGTCCGGCTCGACGGTCTCGCGGCCGGCCCGAGCGTGCTCGCCTCGCTCCGCAAGGTGTTCGCGACCCTGAGGGACGCAGGCAAGGAGGTCGTCTTCTACCTGCCCATGGGCGCGGACAACGACACGATGTTCCTCGCGTCCGCGGGGCGCCGCGTCGTGGTCGGGCCCGAGACGCTCGTCGCGCCGATCGGCTACGCGGCGACGGGGCGTTACCTGCGGAGAGCGCTCGCCGAGATCGGGGTCGAGCCCGAAGTGTTTGCGCGCGGCACGTACAAGGCCGCCGCCGAGCCGCTCGTGCGGGACGCGATGAGCGAGGCGCAACGCGAGCAGCTCGGCGAGGTGCTCGGCGCGCGGCATGACGCGCTCGTCCGGGCGCTCGCGGAGCGGTGCGGCGGTGACATGACGGTCGCGTCCCGCTGGGTCGACGAGGCGCCCTACCGAGCGAGCCGCGCAGAGGAGCTCGGCCTCGTGGACGCCGTCGCGTACGAGGACGAGGTCACGAGGCTGCTCGGCAAGGAGCCGGCCCCGACGGCGCGCTGGATGCCGGCGGGCCGGTACATCGCCGCGCGTCGCGCGTCAGGCTTCCGGCCGCTCTTGCCGCGGCCGGTCGTGGGCCTTGTCGAGGTGCATGGCCCCATCGTCTCGCGCAGCCGCTTCTCGCTCGGCAAGCTCGCCGTCGAGGACCGCGTCGTCCGGGCGCTCCGCGCGGCGCGTAGCAACCGACGCATCGCGGCCGTCGTGCTGCACATCGACTCGCCCGGCGGCAGCGCCGTCGCCTCGGACCGCATCCACCACGAGGTCGAGCTGCTCGCCAAGGAGAAGCCGGTCATCGCGTACCTCTCGAACGTCGCGGCGAGCGGCGGCTACTACGTCGCGGCGGCGGCGCGCGTCATCGTCGCCGAGCCCCAGGTCATCACGGGGTCGATCGGCGTCGTGTCGGCGCACTTCGTCCTGCGTGGGCTCCTCGAGAAGGTCGGCGTCTCGACGGACGTGGTCAAGCGCGGGGCGCGCGCCGATCTGTTCTCGCCCGTCCGGCCGCTCGACGCGTCCGAGCGCGCGGTGCTCGAGTCCGAGGTCGACGCCTTCTACAGGACGTTCGTGGGCGTGGTCGCGCGGGGGCGGGGCCGGGCGTTCGAGGACATCGACAAGCTCGCGCAGGGCCGTATTTACAGCGGGACCGAGGCGCGGGCGCGTGGGCTCGTCGACGAGCTCGGGGGCCTCTCGGACGCGGTCGCTCGGGCGTCGGACTTCGCGGGGCTCGGCCCGCTCGAGCTTCGGCTCGTGCCTCCGCCGCGTGGGGAGGGGCTGCCGCCGAGCGCGGCGCGCGTGGCCCGGGCGGCGCTGTCGGCGCTGGGGGCGCTCGGCCTTTCGCCGGTGGCCGAGCGTGCCCTGCTCGGCTTGAACCTCGCGGCGAGCGAGCGCGTGCTCGTCTACGAGCCTTGGGGTTCGGATGGACGAACCTGGCAGGACCTCACGTAA
- a CDS encoding CHAD domain-containing protein, whose translation MNTPNHAHQLVATALHALVADARAARERVLAVSTSAIQGAPDGASDEAALHDFRVALRRMRTLLRVARELWRRKRLARLEGEIRYYAQATGALRDEEVLRETLAALDLPPEAHAEVGGWLVRRAHATRKEHTEVTRLLRDGPPARTPTLPGGKRIRRLERSFHALAARLNGDTPRLVPAVELGHEVLDRAARDVVTWAQRDVGDVEAMHELRIRYKRLRYTAELFAVPLGVTATRLAKHATRMQRHLGELHDIDQAIVTLSRARSLGTATKDAVLAALRASRVACASKVELHLVEARNLMNRGMDDEPPPIV comes from the coding sequence ATGAACACACCGAACCATGCCCATCAGCTCGTCGCCACGGCGCTCCACGCGCTCGTCGCGGACGCACGCGCGGCCCGGGAGCGGGTGCTCGCCGTCTCCACGTCCGCGATCCAAGGAGCACCGGACGGCGCCAGCGACGAGGCGGCGCTCCACGACTTCCGCGTGGCGCTGCGGCGGATGCGCACGCTCCTCCGCGTCGCGCGCGAGCTCTGGCGGCGCAAGCGGCTCGCGCGACTCGAGGGCGAGATCCGCTACTACGCCCAGGCCACGGGCGCGCTCCGCGACGAGGAGGTGCTGCGCGAGACGCTCGCCGCGCTCGATCTGCCCCCAGAGGCGCACGCCGAGGTGGGCGGCTGGCTCGTCCGTCGCGCCCACGCCACGCGGAAAGAGCACACCGAGGTGACGCGCTTGCTCCGGGACGGCCCTCCCGCGCGCACGCCGACCTTGCCGGGCGGCAAGCGCATCCGACGTCTCGAACGCTCGTTCCATGCGCTCGCCGCGCGCCTCAACGGGGACACGCCGCGGCTCGTGCCCGCCGTCGAGCTCGGCCACGAGGTCCTCGATCGCGCGGCGCGCGACGTGGTGACGTGGGCCCAGCGGGACGTCGGCGACGTCGAGGCGATGCACGAGCTCCGCATTCGTTACAAGCGCCTGCGCTACACCGCCGAGCTCTTCGCCGTGCCCCTCGGCGTGACGGCGACACGCCTCGCCAAGCATGCGACGCGCATGCAGCGGCACCTCGGCGAACTGCACGACATCGACCAGGCGATCGTCACGCTCAGCCGCGCGCGAAGCCTCGGCACGGCCACGAAAGACGCGGTCCTCGCGGCGCTCCGCGCGTCACGCGTCGCGTGTGCATCGAAGGTCGAGCTGCACCTCGTCGAGGCGCGAAACCTCATGAATCGTGGGATGGACGACGAGCCACCTCCCATCGTGTGA
- a CDS encoding thiolase family protein gives MSTRQSLLPREVYVVDAVRTPIGRYAGGLASVRPDDLAAHVVSALAKRNEALAAQLDHVVFGATNQAGEDNRNVARMALLIAGLPYEVPAVTVNRLCGSGLEAVADAARMIAVGEASCVIAGGVESMTRAPFSMPKQASAFDRTPPPVYDTTLGWRYENPRMKARFPLISMGETAENVAEKYGISREDQDRFAVESQRRAAEAWKGGAFAAEVVPVPIPQKKGDPVLFDRDESVREGTTLDALAKLPAVFKKGGSVTAGNSSPINDGASGLLLASAEVVAQAGVTPLARVLGSQTAGVDPSFMGEGPIPAVRKLLTRAGLQASDVDLVELNEAFAAQSLACVRALELDPSRVNVNGGAIALGHPIGSSGARIACTLVHAMKAREKKIGLASLCIGVGQGIAALFEKI, from the coding sequence ATGAGCACGCGACAGTCTCTTTTGCCTCGCGAGGTCTACGTCGTCGACGCCGTGCGCACGCCGATCGGGCGGTACGCCGGCGGGCTCGCGAGCGTGCGCCCGGACGACCTCGCGGCGCACGTCGTGTCGGCGCTGGCGAAGCGCAACGAGGCGCTCGCCGCGCAGCTCGATCACGTGGTGTTCGGAGCGACGAACCAGGCGGGCGAGGACAACCGGAACGTCGCGCGCATGGCGCTCCTCATCGCGGGCCTGCCCTACGAGGTGCCCGCCGTGACGGTGAACCGGCTCTGCGGCTCGGGCCTGGAGGCGGTCGCGGACGCGGCGCGGATGATCGCGGTGGGCGAGGCGTCGTGCGTGATCGCAGGCGGAGTCGAGAGCATGACGCGCGCGCCGTTCTCCATGCCGAAGCAGGCGAGCGCGTTCGACCGCACGCCGCCGCCGGTCTACGACACGACGCTCGGCTGGCGGTACGAGAACCCGCGGATGAAGGCGCGTTTCCCGCTGATCTCGATGGGCGAGACGGCCGAAAACGTGGCCGAGAAGTACGGGATTTCGCGGGAGGATCAGGATCGCTTCGCGGTGGAGTCGCAGCGCCGGGCGGCCGAGGCGTGGAAGGGCGGGGCCTTCGCGGCCGAGGTCGTGCCCGTGCCGATCCCGCAAAAGAAGGGCGATCCCGTGCTGTTCGACCGCGACGAGTCCGTGCGGGAAGGCACGACGCTCGACGCGCTCGCGAAGCTGCCGGCGGTGTTCAAGAAGGGCGGCAGCGTGACGGCGGGCAACTCCTCGCCGATCAACGACGGCGCCTCGGGGCTCTTGCTCGCGTCGGCGGAGGTCGTGGCGCAGGCGGGCGTGACGCCGCTCGCGCGTGTGCTCGGCAGCCAGACGGCCGGCGTGGATCCGAGCTTCATGGGCGAGGGGCCGATCCCCGCCGTCCGAAAGTTGCTCACCCGGGCAGGTCTTCAGGCGTCCGACGTGGACCTCGTCGAGCTGAACGAGGCGTTCGCGGCGCAGTCGCTCGCGTGCGTGCGCGCGCTCGAGCTCGACCCGTCACGCGTCAACGTGAACGGCGGCGCCATTGCGCTCGGCCACCCGATCGGCTCGTCGGGCGCGCGCATTGCCTGCACGCTCGTGCATGCGATGAAGGCGCGCGAGAAGAAGATCGGCCTCGCGTCGCTCTGCATCGGCGTGGGGCAAGGGATCGCAGCTCTGTTCGAGAAAATCTGA
- a CDS encoding peptidylprolyl isomerase: MQFPAINVPGAGQLHARLVTTLGDIVLRLEEERAPNTVKNFVALATGSIDWKDPKTGQTHQGEGLYNGVRFHRVIPRFMIQCGDPLTRYPDMAARWGTGGPGYKFSDEFHPELRHDGPGVLSMANSGPGTNGSQWFITEGPTPHLNNKHSVFGKVVSGQDVVNKIANVPTSRDRPNVDVVIERVEIFRQ, encoded by the coding sequence ATGCAATTTCCGGCCATCAACGTGCCCGGCGCAGGGCAACTCCACGCGCGGCTCGTCACGACGCTCGGCGACATCGTCCTTCGGCTGGAGGAGGAGCGCGCGCCGAACACCGTGAAGAACTTCGTCGCCCTCGCGACCGGTTCGATCGACTGGAAGGACCCGAAGACCGGGCAGACCCATCAAGGCGAGGGTCTCTACAACGGCGTCCGCTTCCACCGCGTGATCCCGAGGTTCATGATCCAGTGCGGTGATCCGCTCACGCGTTACCCGGACATGGCGGCGCGCTGGGGCACGGGCGGGCCGGGGTACAAGTTCAGCGACGAGTTCCACCCGGAGCTCCGGCACGACGGGCCGGGCGTGCTCTCCATGGCGAACAGCGGCCCGGGGACGAACGGGTCGCAGTGGTTCATCACGGAGGGGCCGACGCCGCACCTCAACAACAAGCACTCGGTCTTCGGCAAGGTCGTGAGCGGTCAGGACGTGGTCAACAAGATCGCGAACGTCCCGACCTCGCGGGATCGGCCGAATGTGGACGTGGTGATCGAGCGGGTGGAGATCTTCCGGCAGTAG